A window of the Planococcus citri chromosome 4, ihPlaCitr1.1, whole genome shotgun sequence genome harbors these coding sequences:
- the LOC135842334 gene encoding uncharacterized protein LOC135842334, which produces MTSIENNMYASCLEGHVHPLKNQQMQNIAAHTCTADDLDLRVMYVRGKQQRTLLIVFQEVTCPIKTTIRRYIDRLNLHPELAEYYRESEFQRIELYIREYLLTVLAADLIKGFKRCVIPDPAPKLSEQVSSVAVEIINLRSFLVDSITSLWVPPPPLARPNLSINIRRAFSVDDLNLPPYVIPAVHVENAEEVIAPIRIPANDNVAATAQSAEENSDNVFDTTDGDDDDVFESNSEQLNKTFHDLNVTLSENDVRIINSTRRELSVNLTRCDSKKSELKSPDESLPEAKRHEPEVLPKPPKSVTFHFAEGELPSHRLITTDEPLPFTLESMLAQLKANSDSAPSTSYLVPPAIASSSDHIFVRPPSTDAENEKCNDKSENSSDNKKPVDSNDVENVVTDRSSNSNVPAVIPAAIPVIPPNDRAYLRVTFPRFNYAEIDGKQNFARDLIDSNKIPEQRFQTYVPPFYPRNYILMAFEWNGPDFSSLYLRLWNGLNRGTTVNYHIVVPIFPRHVRRQTFEWPRTRVEALCWRNHLNFVRKTVSEEIFPHEYVDFPRWSYEDRNLEVNHLLTILGNVRGQELEIIFDATLPVSLISQDAVDNLTPFVDFQFTELQHPRATYVPWKDFVRVLSHKRTTVPIRLTPNIRWHVEEEHLFNCYVADFPVSRGRDPRLGTIILGRQLIPHINRFDPDKLDMSIMGPEENRRLRSIRCKEKVPEIRIRGLMRTLREATPDDIKAEFEPVQNYCIEKIKGCRYDEDYIDF; this is translated from the coding sequence AATAACATGTACGCGAGTTGTCTCGAGGGACACGTGCATCCTCTAAAGAATCAACAAATGCAGAACATCGCTGCTCATACTTGCACAGCAGATGACCTTGATCTACGAGTAATGTACGTACGTGGAAAACAGCAGCGGACATTATTGATTGTTTTCCAAGAGGTCACCTGTCCGATTAAAACAACCATTCGCCGCTATATCGATCGTCTCAATCTTCATCCTGAACTGGCAGAGTATTACAGAGAGAGCGAATTTCAACGAATCGAGCTGTATATCAGAGAGTATCTCTTAACCGTCTTGGCTGCTGATCTGATAAAAGGTTTCAAGCGCTGCGTCATACCCGATCCGGCTCCGAAGCTATCTGAACAGGTGTCTTCCGTTGCGGTTGAAATCATCAATTTACGATCGTTCTTAGTTGACTCAATCACCTCGCTTTGGGTACCTCCGCCTCCTCTCGCTCGTCCGAATCTTTCGATAAATATACGAAGAGCCTTCTCCGTCGACGATTTGAATCTGCCACCGTACGTAATTCCCGCCGTTCATGTTGAAAATGCTGAAGAAGTCATCGCTCCTATTCGAATTCCAGCAAACGATAACGTCGCAGCTACTGCTCAGTCCGCCGAAGAGAACTCTGATAATGTTTTTGATACGACTGATGGTGACGATGACGATGTGTTCGAATCAAACTCCGAGCAATTAAATAAGACATTCCACGATCTCAACGTTACTCTTTCCGAAAATGATGTTCGAATAATCAATTCAACGAGACGTGAATTATCTGTCAACCTTACCAGATGTGATTCTAAGAAATCTGAGCTGAAAAGCCCAGATGAAAGTTTGCCAGAAGCCAAACGTCATGAGCCCGAAGTGTTACCGAAGCCACCGAAATCAGTAACATTTCACTTTGCCGAAGGTGAACTACCATCTCATCGATTAATCACGACCGACGAACCGCTACCTTTCACACTTGAAAGCATGTTGGCCCAATTAAAGGCGAATTCGGATAGCGCACCTTCAACTTCATATTTGGTACCTCCAGCGATTGCATCTTCAAGTGATCACATCTTCGTTCGACCGCCGTCTACAgatgctgaaaatgaaaaatgcaatgaTAAATCCGAGAATTCATCTGATAACAAGAAGCCTGTCGATTCGAATGATGTTGAAAATGTAGTCACTGATAGATCTAGTAATTCGAATGTTCCAGCGGTGATTCCTGCAGCAATTCCAGTCATCCCTCCCAACGATCGTGCTTATCTTCGAGTAACTTTTCCACGGTTCAACTACGCCGAAATCGATGGCAAACAAAACTTCGCTCGTGATCTTATCGATTCGAACAAAATCCCAGAGCAGAGATTCCAGACATACGTTCCGCCTTTTTATCCGAGAAATTATATACTTATGGCATTCGAATGGAACGGTCCAGATTTTTCTTCACTCTACTTACGTCTCTGGAATGGCCTCAATAGAGGGACCACCGTTAATTACCATATTGTGGTACCGATTTTTCCACGTCATGTGCGTAGACAGACGTTTGAGTGGCCTCGTACCCGAGTTGAAGCTTTATGCTGGAGGAACCACTTGAACTTTGTGCGGAAAACggtttctgaagaaatttttcctcACGAGTACGTCGATTTCCCGAGATGGAGCTACGAAGACAGGAACCTGGAGGTGAATCATCTTCTCACCATACTCGGTAATGTACGTGGCCAGGAATTGGAAATAATATTTGATGCGACGTTGCCAGTTTCGTTAATCAGCCAAGACGCCGTCGACAATTTAACACCTTTTGTCGATTTTCAATTCACCGAGTTACAACATCCACGCGCCACATACGTACCGTGGAAAGATTTTGTTCGAGTGCTTTCTCACAAACGTACTACCGTTCCGATTCGATTAACCCCTAATATCAGATGGCATGTCGAAGAAGAACATTTGTTCAATTGTTACGTCGCCGATTTCCCTGTATCCAGAGGACGTGATCCAAGGTTAGGAACGATAATTCTCGGAAGACAATTGATTCCGCACATTAATCGATTTGACCCAGATAAATTGGATATGTCGATCATGGGTCCTGAGGAGAATCGAAGGTTGCGATCAATTCGTTGTAAAGAAAAAGTCCCAGAAATTCGAATTAGGGGATTAATGCGAACGTTACGGGAAGCGACTCCTGATGACATCAAGGCTGAATTCGAACCTGTTCAGAATTATTGCATCGAGAAGATCAAAGGTTGCCGTTATGACGAGGATTATATCGacttttaa